A single genomic interval of Panthera tigris isolate Pti1 chromosome E3, P.tigris_Pti1_mat1.1, whole genome shotgun sequence harbors:
- the WDR24 gene encoding GATOR complex protein WDR24: protein MEKMSRVTTALGGSALTGRTMHCHLDAPANAISVCRDAAQVVVAGRSIFKIYAIEDEQFVEKLNLRVGRKPSLNLSCADVVWHQMDENLLATAATNGVVVTWNLGRPSRNKQDQLFTEHKRTVNKVCFHPTEAHVLLSGSQDGFMKCFDLRRKDSVSTFSGQSESVRDVQFSIRDYFTFASTFENGNVQLWDIRRPDRCERMFTAHNGPVFCCDWHPEDRGWLATGGRDKMVKVWDMTTHRAKEVHCVQTIASVARVKWRPECRHHLATCSMMVDHNIYVWDVRRPFVPAAMFEEHRDVTTGIAWRHPHDPSFLLSGSKDSTLCQHLFRDASQPVERANPEGLCYGLFGDLAFAAKESLVAAESGRKPYAGDRRHPIFFKRKLDPAEPFVGLASSALSVFEIEPGSGSMNWFVDTAERYALAGRPLAELCDHNAKVARELGRNQVAQTWTMLRIIYCSPGLAPATSLNHSVGKGSSCGLPLMNSFNLKDMAPGLGSETRLDRSKGDTRSDTVLLDSSATLITNEDNEETEGSDVPADYLLGDVEGEEDELYLLDPEHAHPEEPEYVLPQEAFPLRHEIVDTPPGPEHLQDKADSPHVSGSEADAASSAPMDSSFSLISVSHALYDSRLPPDFFSALVCDMLRFYAEQGDVQMAVSVLIVLGERVRKDIDEQTQEHWYTSYIDLLQRFCLWNVSNQVVKLSTSRAVSCLNQASTTLHVNCSHCKRPMSSRGWVCDRCHRCASMCAVCHHVVKGLFVWCQGCSHGGHLQHIMKWLEGSSHCPAGCGHLCEYS, encoded by the exons ATGGAGAAGATGTCCCGAGTGACCACGGCCCTGGGTGGCAGCGCGCTGACGGGCCGCACCATGCACTGCCACCTGGACGCGCCGGCCAATGCCATCAGTGTGTGCCGTGACGCCGCCCAGGTGGTCGTGGCGGGCCGCAGCATCTTCAAGATCTACGCCATTGAGGACGAGCAGTTTGTGGAGAAGTTGAACCTGCGTGTGGGCCGCAAGCCCTCGCTCAACCTGAGCTGCGCCGACGTGGTCTGGCACCAGATGGATGAGAACCTGCTGGCCACGGCGGCCACCAACGGCGTGGTGGTCACGTGGAACCTGGGACGGCCGTCGCGCAACAAGCAGGACCAGCTGTTCACAGAGCACAAGCGCACGGTGAACAAAGTCTGCTTCCACCCCACCGAAGCCCACGTGCTGCTCAGCGGCTCCCAGGACGGCTTCATGAAGTGCTTCGACCTCCGCAGGAAGGACTCTGTCAGCACCTTCTCTG GCCAGTCTGAGAGTGTGCGGGACGTCCAGTTCAGCATCCGAGACTATTTCACCTTCGCCTCCACCTTTGAGAACGGCAACGTGCAGCTCTGGGACATTCGGCGGCCTGACCGCTGTGAGAGGATGTTCACAGCCCACAATGGACCTGTCTTCTGCTGCGACTGGCACCCTGAGGacag GGGCTGGCTGGCCACAGGTGGGCGTGACAAGATGGTGAAGGTCTGGGACATGACCACGCACCGCGCCAAGGAGGTGCACTGCGTGCAAACCATCGCCTCGGTGGCTCGAGTCAAGTGGCGACCCGAGTGCCGCCACCACCTGGCCACCTGCTCCATGATGGTGGACCATAACATCTACGTGTGGGACGTGCGCCGGCCTTTCGTCCCGGCTGCCATGTTTGAGGAGCACCGCGACGTCACAACGGGCATCGCCTGGCGCCATCCACACGacccctctttcctgctctccGGCTCTAAGGACAGCACGCTGTGCCAACACCTGTTCCGTGATGCCAGCCAGCCTGTTGAGCGCGCCAACCCCGAAGGCCTCTGCTATGGCCTCTTTGGGGACCTGGCCTTTGCTGCCAAGGAGAGCCTAGTGGCCGCTGAGTCTGGGCGCAAGCCCTACGCTGGCGATCGGCGCCACCCCATCTTCTTCAAGCGCAAGCTGGACCCTGCCGAGCCTTTTGTGGGCCTCGCGTCCAGTGCTCTGAGCGTCTTCGAGATAGAGCCTGGCAGTGGCAGCATGAACTGGTTTGTGGACACGGCCGAGCGTTATGCCCTTGCTGGTCGGCCTCTGGCTGAGCTCTGTGACCACAATGCCAAAGTGGCTCGGGAGCTTGGCCGCAACCAG GTGGCACAGACCTGGACCATGCTACGGATCATCTACTGTAGCCCTGGCCTGGCGCCTGCCACCAGCCTCAACCACAGCGTGGGCAAGGGCAGCTCTTGCGGCTTGCCACTTATGAACAG ttTCAATCTGAAGGATATGGCCCCGGGGTTGGGCAGTGAGACCAGGCTGGACCGTAGCAAGGGTGACACACGGAGCGACACGGTGCTGCTTGACTCCTCAGCCACACTCATCACCAATGAGG ATAACGAAGAGACAGAGGGCAGCGATGTGCCCGCAGACTACCTGCTGGGCGACGTGGAGGGCGAGGAGGACGAGTTGTACCTGCTGGACCCGGAACACGCACACC CGGAGGAGCCCGAATATGTGCTGCCCCAGGAGGCCTTCCCGCTACGCCACGAGATCGTGGACACTCCACCTGGCCCCGAGCACCTGCAGGACAAGGCCGACTCGCCCCACGTGAGCGGCAGCGAGGCTGATGCGGCTTCCTCGGCTCCCATGGACTCCTCCTTCTCGCTCATCTCGGTATCACACGCCCTCTACGACAGCCGCCTGCCGCCTGACTTCTTCAGCGCCCTGGTGTGCGACATGCTGCGCTTCTACGCCGAGCAGGGCGACGTGCAGATGGCCGTGTCCGTGCTCATTGTGCTGGGTGAACGCGTGCGCAAGGACATCGACGAGCAGACCCAG GAGCACTGGTACACGTCCTACATCGACCTGCTGCAGCGCTTCTGCCTCTGGAACGTGTCCAACCAGGTGGTCAAGCTCAGCACCAGCCGCGCCGTCAGCTGCCTCAACCAGGCCTCCACCACCCTGCACGTCAACTGCAGTCACTGCAAGCGGCCCATGAGCAGCCGTGGCTGGGTCTGTGACCGGTGCCACCGCTGCGCCAGCATGTGTGCTGTCTGCCACCACGTGGTCAAGGGTCTGTTCGTGTGGTGCCAGGGCTGCAGTCACGGCGGCCACCTGCAGCACATCATGAAGTGGCTGGAGGGCAGCTCCCACTGCCCTGCGGGCTGCGGCCACTTGTGCGAGTACTCGTGA
- the FBXL16 gene encoding F-box/LRR-repeat protein 16, translating to MSSPGVDGDPKPPCLPRNGLVKLPGQPNGLGAASITKGTPAAKNRPCQPPPPPTLPPPSLAAPLPRAALAGGLCPPAGLPLGGPASVPVPGPPVERPPLATDEKILNGLFWYFSACEKCVLAQVCKAWRRVLYQPKFWAGLTPVLHAKELYNVLPGGEKEFVNLQGFAARGFEGFCLVGVSDLDICEFIDNYSLSKKGVKAMSLKRSTITDAGLEVMLEQMQGVVRLELSGCNDFTEAGLWSSLSARITSLSVSDCINVADDAIAAISQLLPNLAELSLQAYHVTDTALAYFTARQGHSTHTLRLLSCWEITNHGVVNVVHSLPNLTALSLSGCSKVTDDGVELVAENLRKLRSLDLSWCPRITDMALEYVACDLHRLEELVLDRCVRITDTGLSYLSTMSSLRSLYLRWCCQVQDFGLKHLLAMRSLRLLSLAGCPLLTTTGLSGLVQLQELEELELTNCPGATPELFKYFSQHLPRCLVIE from the exons ATGTCGAGCCCGGGTGTGGACGGCGACCCCAAGCCTCCATGCTTGCCTCGAAATGGCCTGGTAAAGCTGCCGGGCCAGCCCAACGGCCTGGGTGCAGCCAGTATCACCAAGGGCACACCAGCTGCCAAGAACCGGCCCTGccagccaccacccccacccaccctcccaccgcCCAGCCTGGCTGCCCCACTGCCACGGGCTGCCCTAGCTGGGGGCCTGTGCCCCCCGGCAGGGCTCCCCCTTGGTGGACCAGCCTCAGTCCCAGTTCCTGGGCCCCCAGTGGAGCGGCCACCACTGGCCACAGATGAAAAGATCCTCAATGGCCTCTTCTGGTACTTCTCGGCCTGTGAGAAGTGCGTGCTGGCCCAGGTGTGCAAGGCCTGGCGGCGTGTGCTCTACCAGCCCAAGTTCTGGGCGGGCCTCACACCTGTGCTGCACGCCAAGGAGCTGTACAACGTGTTGCCTGGTGGCGAGAAGGAGTTTGTGAACCTGCAGGGCTTCGCTGCGCGTGGTTTTGAGGGCTTCTGCCTGGTTGGTGTCTCCGACCTGGACATCTGTGAGTTCATCGACAACTACTCCCTCTCTAAGAAGGGCGTCAAGGCCATGAGCCTCAAGCGCTCCACCATCACCGATGCCGGCCTGGAG GTGATGCTGGAGCAGATGCAGGGGGTCGTGCGCCTGGAGCTGTCAGGCTGCAACGACTTCACCGAGGCGGGGCTGTGGTCCAGCCTGAGCGCCCGGATCACCTCGCTGAGCGTGAGCGACTGCATCAACGTGGCCGACGACGCCATTGCGGCCATCTCGCAGCTGCTGCCCAACCTGGCCGAGCTGAGCTTGCAGGCCTACCACGTGACGGACACGGCGCTGGCCTACTTCACAGCACGCCAGGGCCACAGCACGCACACGCTGCGTCTGCTCTCCTGCTGGGAGATCACCAACCACGGCGTGGTCAACGTGGTGCACAGCCTGCCCAACCTCACCGCGCTCAGCCTCTCCGGCTGCTCCAAGGTCACCGACGACGGCGTCGAGCTCGTGGCCGAAAACCTGCGCAAGCTGCGCAGCCTTGACCTTTCGTGGTGCCCGCGCATCACCGACATGGCGCTCGAGTACGTGGCCTGCGACCTGCACCGCCTGGAGGAGCTGGTGCTGGACAG GTGTGTACGCATCACGGATACTGGCCTCAGCTACTTGTCCACCATGTCGTCCCTCCGCAGCCTCTACCTGCGATGGTGCTGCCAG GTGCAGGACTTCGGGCTGAAGCACCTCCTGGCCATGAGGAGTTTGCGGCTCTTGTCTCTGGCAG GCTGCCCGCTGCTGACCACCACGGGGCTGTCGGGCCTGGTGCAGCTGCAGGAGCTGGAGGAGCTAGAGCTGACCAACTGCCCCGGGGCCACCCCCGAGCTCTTCAAGTACTTCTCGCAGCACCTGCCCCGCTGTCTCGTCATCGAGTAG